From a single Candoia aspera isolate rCanAsp1 chromosome 10, rCanAsp1.hap2, whole genome shotgun sequence genomic region:
- the LOC134503322 gene encoding cytochrome c oxidase subunit 6B1 produces MTEVVKRKIENYKTAPFDSRFPNQNQTRGCWQNYLDFHRCEKAMNAKGSDPYVCQWYKKVYTSLCPSSWVDNWDELRENGAFPGKI; encoded by the exons ATGACTGAAGTCGTCAAACGCAAGATAGAGAACTACAAAACAGCTCCATTTGACAGTAGGTTCCCGAACCAAAACCAAACACGGGGCTGCTGGCAGAACTATCTTG atTTCCATCGCTGTGAGAAAGCTATGAATGCCAAAGGCAGTGATCCCTATGTCTGCCAGTGGTACAAAAAAGTATACACATCCCTGTGCCCTTCTTCATGG GTTGACAACTGGGATGAACTTCGAGAAAACGGCGCTTTTCCAGGCAAAATCTGA
- the LOC134503189 gene encoding snake venom serine protease-like: MAVTRLLASLLILQLSYASGSHERIIGGVECKENEHPFLALFYDSIGPFCSGILLNHDWVLSAAHCYSEKLWLKLGVHNTDMPNGDEQIRVPMEKWCCPNSSNCTIFDHDIMLIRLNSSIEYNTHIAPLSLPSKSSTVGSSCRVMGWGTITSPEETYPKVPYCVDIQIVHNQVCQAAYPWLVVNNNKLCAGELEGGKDSCRGDSGGPLLCNGEFQGIVSLGGFPCAQPLEPGVYTKVFNYIDWIQGIIAGNTNVICPPLK; this comes from the exons ATGGCAGTGACCAGATTGCTAGCCAGCCTTCTGATACTGCAGCTTTCTTACG CGTCAGGATCTCACGAACGGATCATTGGAGGTGTTGAATGTAAAGAAAATGAACATCCTTTCCTTGCACTCTTCTATGACTCCATAGGCCCTTTCTGCTCTGGAATCTTGCTCAACCATGACTGGGTGCTCAGTGCTGCGCACTGCTACAG TGAGAAACTCTGGTTAAAGCTTGGTGTGCATAACACAGATATGCCAAATGGGGATGAGCAGATAAGAGTCCCGATGGAGAAATGGTGTTGTCCCAACAGTAGCAACTGTACCATATTCGACCATGACATCATGTTGATCAGACTGAACAGCTCCATTGAGTACAACACACACATCGCACCTCTCAGCCTGCCCTCCAAATCTTCCACTGTGGGCTCAAGTTGCCGTGTTATGGGCTGGGGCACAATCACATCTCCCGAGG aGACTTATCCCAAAGTCCCTTATTGTGTTGACATTCAAATAGTCCATAATCAGGTGTGTCAAGCAGCTTACCCATGGTTGGTAGTGAACAACAACAAGTTGTGTGCAGGAGAGCTGGAAGGAGGCAAAGATTCATGTCGG GGTGACTCCGGGGGACCCCTCCTCTGTAATGGAGAATTCCAGGGCATTGTATCTTTGGGGGGCTTCCCTTGTGCCCAACCTCTTGAGCCTGGCGTCTACACCAAGGTCTTCAATTATATTGATTGGATCCAGGGCATTATTGCAGGAAATACAAATGTAATTTGTCCCCCCCTCAAGTGA
- the LOC134503100 gene encoding uncharacterized protein LOC134503100 codes for MASEAQEPLLDSSCSVPAEDSDSDNGTVSKHRDSDRDQCEPKTVAKGLGADTECLEMPPQPADSCQATEMTVKLEEEPKTEATLVPPPVEGAVPVPVPPLSEGKGSKRMMEDDADTFKEMPDVCQEAREPGRAMLLPDLFGEAQEAHSSSDVSRAGGCTKVEQAIPCLSNMVSENQRKRFRGFAYKETEGPQVAYERLQDLLFQWLKPEARSKEEIVEQLVLEQFLNLLPEDVQKWVRERHPENGDEAVALAEDYQFLHPEPGRQPYPERARQRASARSWLR; via the coding sequence ATGGCCAGTGAGGCTCAAGAGCCACTCCTGGATAGCTCCTGTTCTGTCCCTGCAGAAGATAGCGATTCAGATAATGGCACTGTGAGTAAACATCGGGACTCTGATAGAGATCAGTGTGAGCCTAAGACGGTTGCCAAAGGTTTGGGTGCAGACACCGAATGTTTGGAAATGCCACCGCAGCCTGCTGATTCGTGCCAGGCCACAGAAATGACAGTGAAACTTGAAGAGGAGCCAAAGACTGAGGCAACCTTGGTGCCTCCTCCTGTGGAGGGAGCTGTCCCTGTTCCAGTGCCACCCTTGAGCGAAGGGAAAGGATCAAAACGGATGATGGAGGATGATGCTGACACTTTTAAAGAAATGCCTGATGTCTGCCAGGAAGCTAGAGAGCCAGGAAGGGCTATGCTGCTGCCCGACCTCTTTGGGGAAGCTCAGGAAGCACATAGCAGTTCGGACGTCAGCCGGGCAGGAGGCTGCACAAAGGTGGAACAGGCTATCCCATGCCTGTCCAACATGGTCTCAGAAAACCAGCGCAAACGCTTTCGGGGCTTTGCATACAAAGAGACAGAAGGTCCCCAAGTGGCTTATGAGCGGCTCCAGGATTTGTTGTTTCAGTGGTTGAAGCCGGAGGCCCGCAGCAAAGAGGAAATTGTTGAGCAGCTAGTCCTTGAGCAGTTCCTGAATCTCCTCCCTGAGGACGTCCAGAAATGGGTCCGGGAGCGTCACCCAGAAAATGGGGATGAGGCTGTCGCCCTGGCAGAAGACTACCAATTTTTGCATCCTGAGCCTGGACGGCAGCCCTATCCAGAGAGGGCGAGGCAGCGGGCTTCAGCAAGGAGTTGGCTCCGCTGA